A single Pseudomonas sp. MM223 DNA region contains:
- the hmuV gene encoding Hemin import ATP-binding protein HmuV (*Name hmuV) has translation MLQVEGLHLRRGSNEVLHEIDLQLSPGQVVGVLGPNGAGKSSLLGVLCGELAPDRGRVTLQGRPLTDWPGQERARRLAVLPQVSSLGFSFRVEEVVGMGRMPHGTGQRRDAEIVEAALQAADAWHLVERSYLALSGGERQRVHLARVLAQLWPGEEGTTLLLDEPTSMLDPLHQHTTLESVRRFADRGAAVLVILHDLNLAARYCDRILLLEQGRCHAFASPEEVLTPEALKAVYGIDVLVQAHPERGHPLIIAR, from the coding sequence ATGTTGCAAGTCGAAGGCCTGCACCTGCGGCGGGGAAGCAATGAAGTGCTGCACGAGATTGACCTGCAGTTGAGCCCGGGGCAGGTGGTGGGTGTGCTCGGCCCCAACGGTGCCGGCAAGAGCAGCCTGCTGGGTGTGCTATGTGGCGAGCTGGCGCCCGATCGTGGGCGGGTGACGCTGCAGGGCCGCCCCTTGACCGATTGGCCTGGGCAGGAGCGGGCCAGGCGCCTGGCCGTATTGCCGCAGGTGTCCAGCCTGGGTTTCTCGTTCCGGGTCGAGGAAGTGGTGGGCATGGGGCGCATGCCTCACGGCACCGGGCAGCGGCGCGATGCAGAAATTGTCGAAGCGGCGTTGCAGGCAGCGGATGCCTGGCACCTGGTAGAGCGCAGTTACCTGGCGTTGTCCGGTGGCGAGCGGCAGCGGGTGCACCTGGCCCGCGTGCTGGCGCAGCTGTGGCCGGGCGAGGAGGGCACTACGTTGCTACTCGATGAACCGACCTCGATGCTCGACCCACTGCACCAGCACACGACCCTGGAGTCCGTGCGCCGCTTCGCCGACCGCGGCGCTGCGGTGCTGGTGATCCTGCATGACCTTAACCTGGCCGCGCGCTACTGTGACCGTATCCTGTTGCTGGAGCAGGGGCGCTGTCACGCGTTTGCCTCGCCCGAAGAGGTGCTGACACCAGAGGCGTTAAAGGCGGTCTACGGTATCGATGTGCTGGTGCAGGCGCACCCGGAGCGTGGGCATCCGCTGATCATCGCCCGTTAG
- the hmuU_2 gene encoding Hemin transport system permease protein HmuU (*Name hmuU_2): MPCCWVSSEARHLGVDVERLKRELVFCTALGVGAAVAAAGLIGFIGLVVPHLVRLLAGPDHRVVLPASLLAGGVLMLFADLAARLVLAPAELPIGIVTAFIGAPFFLFLLIRGRS; the protein is encoded by the coding sequence ATGCCCTGTTGCTGGGTGAGTTCTGAGGCGCGTCACCTGGGCGTTGACGTGGAGAGGCTCAAGCGCGAACTGGTGTTCTGCACGGCGCTGGGTGTGGGGGCGGCAGTGGCTGCTGCGGGGCTGATCGGTTTCATCGGCCTGGTGGTGCCGCACCTGGTGCGCTTGCTGGCCGGGCCTGATCACCGCGTGGTGCTACCCGCCTCGTTACTGGCGGGGGGCGTGCTGATGCTGTTCGCCGACCTGGCTGCGCGGCTGGTGCTGGCGCCTGCCGAGTTGCCGATTGGTATTGTCACGGCCTTTATCGGTGCGCCGTTCTTTTTGTTCCTGCTGATACGAGGGCGCAGCTGA